The genomic stretch AACATGCCGCCCGTCTGAAATCAGAGGGCGCAGGGAACGCCGGATGCACGCTGCACCCGCGGTCTCGTGTGCAAACATGCACAAAAAAACGCACACGAGCATACAGGTTCAGCGGAGGCAATCCGGCATTCCCTGCGCAATGGTTTTACGGCTTATAACGTGCTCTCCCCGGCGATCGGGCTTTCTTGTCACCGTCGCCTCGCGGATACTTCCGCGAGACTTGACGCCAGCGTCGGGGCGTCAGGACCACACGACTTCGCCGTCCGCCTCACGCGCTGTTCGTCAATAGCGCATCAGCGTCCACCGCATCCCACCGCACGTTTCGTGACGATCGCGAGCCGCCCCTCTTGTCGGGTGAGACGGGCGGAGAAACACCACTGATTTGCCCGACGCGACAAGAGGAATATTTTTTAGCCGAGGGCTGGACAGGTTTTTACTGATTTGCCCGTCGCGTTGTTTTGTCGCAGCCGCGGCATCGAATTGTCCTTGCACTCGCCGCGAAGCAGCTTCGTAGGGTGAAGCCGATCGACCGCCGCGAAGCCCGATCGGCGTAACCCGCCGTCTTCATTGCAAGCGAATGGCGGATTACGGCTTCCACCTTCTCGTTGAACGACCGCGCATAGATTCGATCGCCGATTTTGGATCAGTTGGAGAAACTTCAATCATTGGAAGCGCCATGTTGAAGCGGCAAGCTTGGCAAGATACGCCTGATGATGGTCAATATTTTTTCGGTCCCATACCGAATGCGCCGCAATTGCTTTGGTGGTGATTAGATCACTTGCTTCAAACACCTTCCGTTTATCCTCGAAAGATTTTCCACCGAGTTTGTTATTTCCGCTCTCTGTAAGCAGGCAGGTATTTCCGATTCTAGTGGCACACTCTTCGGTGATCGAAGGGTCTGCTGAAATTATAGATGACCAGTCGCCTCCTGGATTGCGCGGCAGTATATGTTCAACGGTCAAATTGCCGGGCGCAAGCTCTGGCGTCTTTGTCGAATTTTGGCGGATTGCCTCTTGCTCAATTCGACGCAGAAAATACTGAACCTTCTGATTGCTACGTTCCTGCTTGACGCGAAATGCTTGTTTGAAATCGTCGTCTGACGGATAGGAGTCCTTTAGCTCCTGAAATGCCAGCGCTGCGGTCTTGATCTCTTTGGCGTGTATCTTGCGAGCCAAGATAGCACAGGTGGTTTCAAATCGTCCGGTATTCCCACCACCAATTAATAGATAGCGAACGATTACTACTTCCAGCAAATCCAGAAGTTTCACTGTCTCTTTTGGATCAAAGCTGTTTAGCGCTGACAGAATTACGGGGTGCGTTTGCTGGCTTCCGAGGAGTCGGAGCGCTCTTACCGTCGTGCGCACCTCAGTCGGGTAGATCGACCAAATAGCATCGTCGGCAGAGTCTATAGCAGCATACTGTTCGGCAGCCGCTAGCATATCTACTGACAGGTCAATTGCAGCGTCTGGCGTGGCATATTCTTTCTTGAATGCACTAAACAGATCAACACTTCTAATGCGTCCGTGCCTCATCGTCCAAAAAGCTTTTAGAAAATTATCTGCGCGCACATTGCTTAGTGTTGCCATCATTTGCGCCCAGCGCTCTTCCATATCGCGAACGGCATCTGGCGACTTTTCGTCTGCCATTCCGAACAAATGATTTTTCACGAGGTCCAATGGAGAGAGGTCAAGGCCTCTGTCGTTCAATGTTTCGAAGATTGTATACGCAGCTTCCTCGCTAGCGACTGACAATTTGACGACGCTCACTTTGTCCCGCATAAAATTTACAAATCCAAAAAGATATTTAGCGGCTGTTTTTGCGTCTCCCTTTCCTTTGTCAAGTGCGAGCTGAGCAATTCGATCATGGGCATAAACCAATGACTCTAGTAATTTGCGATTTCGATCCTGCTTTTTTAGTTTGTCCAGTGCGGAGCGAATATCTGTAAGCGCAACTGACTTGATCACGTAATCTTTGAATGTCTTATCGTTCGCGGAGTTCATCGTCAGT from Bradyrhizobium sp. Ash2021 encodes the following:
- a CDS encoding DUF262 domain-containing protein, producing the protein MSTGITEAPAAGIGKLIMDNRFSVPNHQRDYSWTEDEIRQLFDDIESALEKSSGVYFLGLMVFLNDPGRLVVLDGQQRLATAVIIFSAIRGWLTQYSEYQGDAGKIQEWFIGRSELGQKDPEPRLTMNSANDKTFKDYVIKSVALTDIRSALDKLKKQDRNRKLLESLVYAHDRIAQLALDKGKGDAKTAAKYLFGFVNFMRDKVSVVKLSVASEEAAYTIFETLNDRGLDLSPLDLVKNHLFGMADEKSPDAVRDMEERWAQMMATLSNVRADNFLKAFWTMRHGRIRSVDLFSAFKKEYATPDAAIDLSVDMLAAAEQYAAIDSADDAIWSIYPTEVRTTVRALRLLGSQQTHPVILSALNSFDPKETVKLLDLLEVVIVRYLLIGGGNTGRFETTCAILARKIHAKEIKTAALAFQELKDSYPSDDDFKQAFRVKQERSNQKVQYFLRRIEQEAIRQNSTKTPELAPGNLTVEHILPRNPGGDWSSIISADPSITEECATRIGNTCLLTESGNNKLGGKSFEDKRKVFEASDLITTKAIAAHSVWDRKNIDHHQAYLAKLAASTWRFQ